A region of the Mytilus edulis chromosome 11, xbMytEdul2.2, whole genome shotgun sequence genome:
CATAATTTATATTCTACAATGACGTATTTTTGGcctcactgaagagacatgtatcgtcgaaatgcgcatctgtcgcaagaaaattggtaccgttaattttattactcaCTATGATGAACGATAACTGTTGCTTTAGCGGTATCCATTCCAAATTCATTCGTTGCTGTACAAGTAAGGATTCCAGACTCTTGCATATCAACTAACTCTATTAAATTACCATGACTGTGCATCTTATGTGGAGGTAGTGTATCAATATGATGAGAAAACTAAAGGCAAATTTAACGtttatattttaacttaaaaaatggTTTTATTGACacaatgtttttaaacaaattgaaatacatATAATGTTGTTTACCCTTTAGAAGCAGTTATGCATTCATTATTTGTTTATCTCTATTTCATTATTTGCCTGGACATTATTCACTATTCGTCATACATTTTATCTTTATATGTTGACTGATTGGAAAATGCTGAACTGCTCTGTATTACAAAGGGGTCACTTTTCTGGGCGTGTTTCATTAAACAGAcgttgattttgtatttacactgTGTCATGTGTGTCTTAGATCAAAATCAGtttatgttcacttgtgttaatatgtcttttggttTAGGTAAGCAatcttaattgatattttatagtgcgtATTTCTATGTTGTGAATAATGTTAAACTATTATTTCAAATAAGGGTAAAGGTTATCTATTAAAACGTGTAAACCCGCTGCATTGCTTTGCGACTGTTCTTATGTAGTaagaaatctgatgttcagtagttgtcgtttgttgatgtggtttctGGTGTTTCTCGgttgttgtttatatatatattagacccgTTGGATAAtacatttgaatggttttaccctGGTCATTCTAGgtggcctttatagcttgctgttgagtgtgagccaaggctccgtgttgaagaccgtactttgagacctataatggtttacttttacagatTGTTActttgattgagagttgtctcaatggcactcattcaacatcttcttatatttatttgatgATAAATTATGGACGcagtcttgtttttaaatttgaatgacAATGACGTGTTTAAAACTTAAAGTTTACATACTGAATTTGCCAAATGTTAATATCTAATAATGAAAGGTTCTTACTGATGAAAAAGTCCATGTGATTTTTGGAACAGGATGGCCTGTCGCAGAACAGGTAAAGTTATGAGATATACCTGCATTTCCCGAATAAACCAAAGGAGACGTAAGGAGTTTGGGAGAATCTGTAAAAATGCAAATACCAAAAGGAATacaaatatacattgtacattaaaTAGATGAACAAAGCATACAAAAATTCGGTGAAATGCTACAAATTATAGAATAATAAATCTCGCTTGGatttttaatacataaaaaacagttataaatttcctgtgcccgcatataaagaaatatattgaTGTTGTTGTTGGGCGGAAAAAACTGTTAGTTCATTATGAGCAATACCTACCATAAGTAGCTTCCAGCATTATATTTGCTCGACTTGATCCTATATCATTTGTAGCTATACAGACGTAAAGACCAGTAGCTTCACTAGTAACATTTGAAATGAGCATGACACCGCCTGATATTTTAACACCAGGAATATTTCTACCCTacagaaaatatacaaatacaatacaGATTGAATGTTTACAAGTGGTAAAGTCTTAATTGTTGAAATACTGTGTATTATTTAGGAAACAGTGTATGTGTCAACGATTTCGTATTTCCTATCATTTATTACTAGCTTTATTTTGAATATGAATATAAGAAAACCAGTCAAATCaattaaatttcaagaaaaaaacattaattggACTCCTTGAataaacttgagaatggaaatggggaatgtgtcaaaccgACATTAACCCGATcttagaacagacaacagccgaaggcaacaaATGGGTCttatgtagcgagaaattcccgcacccggaggcgtccttcagctggcccctaaacacatatgtttactagttcagggataatggacgtcatactaaactccgactGATACACacgaaactaaaaaaaaaataacactagactaacaaagggcagaggctcctggcttgggacaggcgcaaaattacgGCGGGGTTAAAACGGTTTTTGAGATCTCGACCCTCTCCCTATACATTTAGCCAATAGAGAAAAACAACTGCACAATAATAAGCACAGTAACACTCAGGTcaaagaagtctgagtctgatatcagaatatgaaacaaaagaaaatttacaaaatggcaataacacataaataacaaaagactGCTGGCAGTTACTGACATCCCAGCTTTAGACCATACTTACACTGAtggaaagattatgtcttcatcatatgcatATCAGGCACACACCCACTGCCAGGGGTTTAATATTATAGCATCATGAAATATTTGAGACGAATATAACccgtgtaaagaatattaccataaaataacTTGTAAAAAATACATTTCTATCTCTTGAATTTGACAATAAAAAGCAATGTGTAGACCTACTTGGCAAACGAAATCTTTTTATGAAACATCAATCTGGAAGATCTCATTAAAGTGCTACATTCTAAAATaggtaaattaacaaaaatttctaTTGTAAAAACACTTAAATTGAAAAATCTCCCCTATTCTCTGCGTAATATCCCCTGATGTTGCAAGTacgaagaaaataataatataatcaaACACAAGTATTGTGTTTTATAGAAAATACAGCCataaatatgcaaaaaatatgtacaaatttTCTCTATTAACATGCAAAACACATAGTACATGAATTATCTACTGATCTCATAATTTGCATATTTATAGACCAATTGTTATTTGCCCTTCAAAATTCTAAATGGAAGAAAACACACCAGCCACCTACGAATGAGACTTATCGCCTTGTTTGTACTGAcattaacaatacaaaaaagtaaaatcacaaaaatactgaactcagaggagaatCCCATCGAAAAGTCTAtaatcagatggcaaaatcaaatgacaaaacacataaaaaaacaaatagacaagaactgtcttattccggacttggtacagacattttaaaatgtagaaaatggtggattaaacctggtttaatagtgctaaacctctcaactggttgacagtctcatcaacaGATACTATATGTGCAACATTATATGAGTTCTCGTCCTGTGCACTTTGAATTCTCAGATTATGGTGTGGTTCGTGTACATAGATCAGTCATAGGTTTTCTTTTTTGCGTTTTGCAAATTGCTGTTTTTCTTGTTACCGTGTTCAGTCTTCCAAAGGGATTTCCagctatgttaaaaaaaacaagtttaaatatcatttttttttgtttcgcctCATTACATAGAGTTCATATGATAAGTGTAAAAATGACTAACGACATACTTAAATTAATGAGTGAAGAAAAAACCTGAGTAACCTGATTGTATTCCCATCTGACACTTGGTATTGGGTATCCAGTTACATTACATACAAGCCTAGCATCTGTGTAATATTTCACGATCACTGTGGATGGTGCAGATATAACCGGTGCAACATATGGTCTTGTTGACTGTGctgttaaaatttgaaacatctttttattaaCTGACTTGCATGTACatgcaaacaaattttttttattaagcttTCATAAATGTAAATACTAAATATTGATAAACTTTATTTCTGAATGTCtaattaaaattacattttattagTTTTGAGAGGTATCGATTGTATCTATGTTTTTCTACTACTGTAACCACTAGTCACAGTAACAATTAACAATCCTCCAACAATCAAagctgaccgccacgaaataacACAAACGTGACGCCTATAGGTGGCGTTAAAACACTAACCCTCACCTAATCACTACTTGATACGGTTGGTTTCCATGTAAGTGCACCAATCAGCGTGAACATAgcaatgtaatatatatttttacagttcGAACGACTTATTAAGAAATGAAAGTATGAACCATTGCATACCTTAGTTTGTTGTCAAtgaaattcaaatgaaatagtcTTGTTTTAAATGACAATTCTTCTCTTGCCTTGTCATTTATTGGcttttaataaatgaatttttcAACGTTCTTGTTTCCCTTAATATTACAGACAAGTGGGTAATTGTGAAGGAAATACAATATGGTTTAGTTCCATTCCAAACAGATAAAGTTTACAacaaacacatttgtttttctaattGCCATCTTATGGCAGTGgctaaatgtttacaaaattataatcttggtacctttgataacaagtACTTACAAGCAACAATAATGTTGATAGCTTTGATGTCGGTCCCGACACGGTTTGTAgctgtacatgtataataaccTTTATCTGCCATTGTTACATTTTGGATTACCAGGAAATGTCCAATTTGTTGAACGTTTGGCTGAAACTTGgcctaaaatttaaaatcgattcGTTTGGTTCGAACAAATTAactattataataaaacatatatactcACAACAACTATGTCCAGttgtaaattaatatataaataagaagatgtggtatgattgttaatgagacaattATTCAACAGATCAGAATGGATTTAATGTATATTAACTATATAGGGTGTTATGTTTATTCTTGAAAGTAATTTTTATCTTAACTAATCACCGCGTTAATCTTCAAATATTTTCTTCTAATGTAATGATTGGAAATATGCAGGATGAAATAAATTAATCGCTTTtgtgtagttttttttatatgcatataatGCATACATTCGGTAGTTGCCTATTTTAATTATCATGTGGTTTTGTGTAAATATtacggaatttgacgagactgtcttacaagtgagaggtttagcgctataaaacaaggttcattCCACCAAGTCAGGAATTCGTTTGaggtgttttgtcatttgatttttctatgtgattagggactttccgatttaatTTTACTGTCAGTtctatatttttgtgatttaattttttttcgacTAAGAAAATAAACAACTTAAGCGTTGTATACTGCTGACGCCATTTATACCTAAACCAGAGATATTCTCCAATGAAATAATCTGTGGTGGCAAACGCAAGTTATCACACCCCACCCTATAACACTGTCCATACAAACATTAcaatagatacaagaagatgtggtataagtctCAATGAAACTCTCCATTTCtgtcagaatttgtaaaagtgaacctttaaaggtcaaagtacggtcttcaacacggagctttggctcacactaaacagcaagctatgGAAGGCCCCAAAAAGACttgtataaaacatttcaaacaggaaaaccaatggtctagtattaacatttatgaaccacatcaacaaatgacatcaacggaacatcaggttcctgaatTATAACAGGTGCAAGCAATTAGATATAAAGTGTTGCAACGTTTTAATAGGTAACAACCGTCAACCTTACATAAAACACAAGTGTAACTATGAATGCATTCTGagcaaatatttatattgtttttaaagaaaGGAACGAAATGAGGTCTTAAAACATGAACTGCTTCTCAAGTTCTAGTTATATACTAATCTTACTATAGTTGACGTCTTACATCAATTTCCTCCCAAGTGACTACAGGTGCAGGAATACCTTCAGCAAAACATGCAATCTTTAAAACAGGGGTACCTTCAGTAACAGTCGTTTCTGATATCAAGTTTATTTTTGGAGTTTCGGGTACCGTTGTCCCTGAAAATATACAGTTGATTGGAACGATTGTAAATgtaatgaaataaatcaaatgaaattttgGGTTCAGGTTTTTCTTTGATAAagctgtactttaaaagatctaaCTGATAATCAagctttgattaaaatatcagGTAACATGTTTTGtgtaaataaatctttaaaaactaGAAATATGTGATATGATAGCCATTAAAACAATTATACACCAACGTTATATGGAATATACATCAACGTTATAAGGAAGTGTATGGAAGCATTCATACTCAACGAAACGTGTAACCTGTTGTCAACTGATTATTCACTGAATCGGTTAGTATTCAGTTGTTAGCGTTTAATTTGAGTTTTTTCATAATAATATAACAGACAGCAGCAAAATGCAATCACTAAATATCCTTCAAGACCGTGAATATGATGATCACTCTCAGAAGCACTGCTTACGATTTTTTACGGCTCCTCTACATAGTTACAATTATAGCATCAATATATGTTATCGATGCAATTAAAACCACAATGTATTTTGAGAATCGAAATTTCCAATTACTATCCCTCTTTTGAGAATATATCTTAAAGTGTAATTTATATCGGATGAGAGCAAGGAGACAATATAAATTGAAGTCTCATTTAAAATACTACAAATCACGAACTCACAAACTTGTTGAAAATCCATAGCATAAGAAGAGAAAGGACTGATCGATCTGAGTAAATATATTAAAACACAAACCTAGTTCACAGTTTTTGCCAGAGTCACCTTCAAGACATTCACATTTGTATCCATTAAACTGGTCGACACAGGTGGCACCATTCTGGCATGGATGAGAGGCACATTCGTCAATTTCTagtaatgtaaaataaacaaactgtCATCAGTTACTTGTAGTATTTGCATAATGTCAATAGTGAATATTAGTTCAAGTAAGAAAACAATACCGATGCACCTTttgataacatacatgtatgacatCTTATTTTGGTGCATCCTCAGAGCAATACATTATTAAGACATAACATATACATATACTTTCATTATTAAATTGGTTCATTTCCTCACCATTGTTTTAACGATCAAACTAGTACTTCAGTTAATTTTGTGATAATGTcgatgtaaataaactcatcatagataccatcgcatgactaaatttagtatatactacagacgcgtgtttcgtctacaaaagactcatcagtgacgctcgaatctaaaaaagttaaaaaggccaaatagtgtacgaagttgaagagcattgaggacgaaAATTcttaaagttgtgccaaatacagctaaggtaatctatgcctgaggttggaaagccttagtttttcaaaaaaaataaaaatttgtaaacagcaagtctataaatataaccatatcaatgacaattaatGCCAGCAcaaaaagtactgactactgggcttgtgataccctcagggaaataaatctccaccagcagtggcatcgaccaagtgtttgtaaataaactcatcacagataccaggactaaatttagcatatacgccagaggcgcgtttcgtctacaaaagactcatcagtgacattcgaatccaaaaaagttaaaaaggccaaataaagtacgaagttaaagagcattgaggaccaacactTCTAAAAGGTTTGCCAAGTACAGCttaagtaatctatgcctgaggaagaaaagccttagtttttccaaaaattcaaaaatttgtaagcagtaaatttataaatattaccatatcaatgacaatttatgtcagcacaaaaagtgttgactactgggcacACTACATAATTAAAATAGATCGGAATACCAGTTGCAAAATTTGGTTAATCAGTTATTATTTATACATTTCAAAAGCAAGATTAGTTTGGACAGTTGAAGCTAAAATTCAGTACCACAAGAAGTCGACTAGAAGCTTGTGTTCAGTTTAGGACATTCAAAAATTGTGTCATTCTATAGATTATACACAACCCCACATTAATGTGCATTGATCGCAAACactaatttgttatttttttacaaatgaccTATATTCCTAAGTATGTAAGTGTGTAGTATAAACAATACCTGTCTCACAGTGAACACCATGAAATCCAGCTACACAGGAACAGGTATAACTGTTAACACCATCATTACATGTACCACCGTACTGACAAGGATTACTTGCACACTCGTTAATATCTGTAATGAAAATAAGGATTATCTGGAAGTTAATATTGATTTTCAAGAGTGTTTTATTCTAGATagtgttttagtttgtaactatatctaaaacaaaatatGGTACGTCATTGTGTAATCACTCAAGGTTTGTTTTGTTTGGCACATATCAGTACTTTTGACGATTTATGTTTCAAATAATTCCCAGTCTGAATTCCGTAATGATAATCTAGACGGATTTTACAGATAAGTGTAGAACGAACGAACAATGGACAGAATACAGAAACATAAGCATAAGCATACACATTTAAGAAAATAATACACTTGAAAGCTAACATATACCACATACAAAATGGTGAACTATTTGCATTGACCAAACCAACTATTTAACTTTTAGCTTTTGCATACCATCGGTTGATATTTAACGACGAATCAAACGCTTTCCGTTACAATCGGCCTAGCCATATTCAGATGTAcattttgtgtttcacatgaaACCAAAACTGAGTGTCACCTCAGGAAAAGactcttttgatattttggttaaaaaatggtttaaattatgaaaaatagcCATCATTAGGCTAACACTATAAGCATTTATATAATAACATGCAGATTTtggaagaaatatttaatttttttatgtaataaattgtGTTTAAAAGCTGTCTAATTTTTTTAATGGTTGCCTTCAAGACATGATCACCAGTTTCAGATTTTTGGTCATtgacaaagacaacaaaatatgtttagaattagtgaatatcaaacattttaattggaaaaaaaatgacaagaacatGTTTAACTCAGAGATATTTCAAACAACAGTAGCTTTCTTTGATCATTAATCTGATCAAAcggcacatttcccatttccattctcaattttattgtgattatgtctacggacaagacattttattgatatttaattgAATGCTTTAAAAGTTGATTGTGAAAGTTAATATTAAAAGTTACCAATGATTTTTAAGCagtgtctttttttaattttggaaaatataaaaatgtacccataaTTCTTTACATATTTCAAAACTGTATTGATTGGGTCGACTTGAACTGAAATCCATCAATCTGACTGTTTAAAACAATCTAACTattattaaaactaaattttgacatagttgaatgtgttccctagaaaaaaataacataaattttaTCAACAAATCAGAATGAACTCGAGGAAATTTGAAACACATACATtgtaatgtctacggacaagacaattTCAGTTGAAAAAACAACTTGTTAGAATTAATCGCGACTATATTTATGTTGGAAATACTGAGTTTTAAATTGTACAAATAACTGTCATCacctataaataagatttaaggTCAAAGGcagacaaataattgaattttatacTTGTTATATGCaagtgtcttgtccgtagacacttCTCATCTGCTGGTAACACTAAAATGCAGGAGATAAATTTAGAGAGAGATaaatactttttcttcatttgatttaGTTAATCTTTTAAGGTATGCAGCAACTGGTATAAACATATTGAAGTAAGATAAGACATGTTTTTATGACTGATAATTTGCCACTCTTTAGAATCCACACAAAAAAACCCACATAAATAACCATTTATTAATTAAGAATAAGATATTTCTAAGTTTAAACAACACATAGGACCAATTTAGACCCATACAACAAAGCAATATTGATATAAAACCATGTCTACGGAAAAGACatgtgtctacggacaagacattctgacatttttttttcaaattcttcctctattaaaaaatggaagaaagtgtaggaacttagcaatgcaacatttcttttattacaCATCCAGTTTACTAGGGAATGCATGTCTACGCACAAAgcattttttcactttatttgtatatccaaCTTTGGTAGCATATATCTCCAGCTAGGGTACTGCAATATTGATATATGAGGtagttttttgataatttatatacTAGAAGAGAAACAAAACACATACTAGCAtaactttgatttattttttctcttttatcactacactgagcaaactaaaaacaaaagtacaaaaaatcaTAACACATGCATAGTATTCCTCTTCTATCATAACTTTGTAAccactgaagattttttgttgcaaCAACCAGCAAAAGAATGATGAATTAATTGTCTAAAACAATGAACCCATAATGTAGGTGAAATTAAGTTcacttattaactatcaattgataaaaacagtctaattttaaatgaaacaacataacgtGAAATTTTGCCTATTTTCAGCGTGTATttgagtgggtttttttttcaaaacggtcacacatatacatgatatttgatattcttTGTGATGCCCCATACTCTTTTCTTCAGTTCAAAGATTTAATACTTATGTTCAGTGTATCTTCCTGTTTTTAGAAGCCTGTAACATAGACCCGATATGAAATGCACATCTGATTGTGGATAGGCCGAATGTTAACcatttaaaagaagaacaataGTTATTTGATTCAAAAACCTGAAACGTAATATAGTAACCAACGGCAGTCAATACAGTTCAACGTTTGGGCATATACATAATGTGGCAGTTTGAAGCATGTGACTGTAACAGCACGAATAAAGCTTTGCTATAAGTTGTCATACTTCGCATACCTGGATTGAAAGATACACACCAAGAAGATTGGTTTTCGATCAATTACTAAAGGGTTTTAATAAGCTGCTTACATggataactgaaaaaaaaacattccatATACAATATACATACTCTTTTCACAGTGCACACCGGCAAAACCAGCCTTGCAGCTACATGTGTATTTATTTACTCCATCATGACATACACCTCTGTGTTGACATGGATTGCTACTACACTCATTAATGTCTGAATATAGAAAGGAGCAGATAAATAACTAGAATAATTCCTATTGTCAGAAGACGGGAAAACACGTAAAAATATCAGTCCACAAAATGAAAAGTTCCTaagcaaatagcaaaatcaaaagctgaaacaaatCCAACGAACAATTAGCTAtgaaattcctgacttggtagaggcaaTTTCTACTGTAGAAAATCTATTGAGCTCTgctaataaaaatatcatgtgtGTCTGATAATTTTAATACATCAACTGCCTGATAAAGGAATTAAGGAGTGAAACTGGCATATTCTCTATCAACGTGATCAACATTGAATATGAGAATTCATGGACAAACACAAATGTCATGTTTTGGAACTCTTTGGGATGTTTTCATTGCATATGCATTATATCTGTATTGACATGACTACTGCTTTCAAATTGATTGACACTTAGCTTTAAAGATAAGCTGTTACAGCATTGTATTATGTAAGCTTTTTAGCGAAAACAATTATATGGCTCCATTAAAGAACAATGGGTATCGCATTTATTTCATCGACGTTTACATTAGCGATACTACAAATACTATCAAAGCAGATTTTATCTTGACTCTTAATTGATGCCATCCAATTTATAGTTTTAATGCTACGTTTGACAAACATGTAGTTATTTGATCGTTGTAACTATCACCGACTAACATCATGCATTATATGATTAGTGTTTCaaacatataattatatattgaGTGTCTAAATTAAAGTGATTATTTTATCATACAAGATTACAACTAAGTGttacaaatatcattttttaattgttattttgtttgtttcttgaTTATGATGTGACCAAAAAACAACACCAAATGGCTGTGTGATTAAATTGCAGTAATTGTTGTAAATAATCATTGATACCTGTTTCACAATTGACACCAGTATATCCCCTCGCACAGCTACAGGTGTATTTATTTACTCCGTCATGACAAACACCTCCATGTTTACATGGTCGACTAGCACACTCATTAATATCTGTATCATGAAAAGTAAATAAAGTGTCACGGGCATTCCCAGTTTTCCAACAATTGTCGATTCGCGATATAGTCTAACCATAATTTAACTAGGGAAAGTTAGAAATGTCAAATGTTTA
Encoded here:
- the LOC139496138 gene encoding fibropellin-1-like isoform X1; this encodes MHLFILGCISLLTYVDAASTQICNAQSTCIRHGTYKEITVFHNLGVCTCNGGYTGKCCETNINECHSNPCQHGGACHDKSNGYTCTCRAGYSGTVCQTDINECGSNPCLNHGHCHNGINAYTCSCRSGFAGHRCETNINECAKHPCLHGGTCHDGVNTYTCTCPHGYSGTKCQTNTNECASNPCLHGGTCLDGVNKYTCTCSHGYTGKRCETDINECAAAPCQHGGTCHDGVNKYTCTCLRGYTGSRCQTNINECAKTPCLHGGTCHDGVNKYTCTCVRGYSGASCQTNINECASRPCKHGGVCHDGVNKYTCSCARGYTGVNCETDINECSSNPCQHRGVCHDGVNKYTCSCKAGFAGVHCEKNINECASNPCQYGGTCNDGVNSYTCSCVAGFHGVHCETEIDECASHPCQNGATCVDQFNGYKCECLEGDSGKNCELGTTVPETPKINLISETTVTEGTPVLKIACFAEGIPAPVVTWEEIDAKFQPNVQQIGHFLVIQNVTMADKGYYTCTATNRVGTDIKAINIIVASQSTRPYVAPVISAPSTVIVKYYTDARLVCNVTGYPIPSVRWEYNQVTQGRNIPGVKISGGVMLISNVTSEATGLYVCIATNDIGSSRANIMLEATYDSPKLLTSPLVYSGNAGISHNFTCSATGHPVPKITWTFSSFSHHIDTLPPHKMHSHGNLIELVDMQESGILTCTATNEFGMDTAKATVIVHHSSAVVG
- the LOC139496138 gene encoding fibropellin-1-like isoform X2: MNLFILGCISLLTYVDAASTQICNAQSTCIRHGTYKEITVFHNLGVCTCNGGYTGKCCETNINECHSNPCQHGGACHDKSNGYTCTCRAGYSGTVCQTDINECGSNPCLNHGHCHNGINAYTCSCRSGFAGHRCETNINECAKHPCLHGGTCHDGVNTYTCTCPHGYSGTKCQTNTNECASNPCLHGGTCLDGVNKYTCTCSHGYTGKRCETDINECAAAPCQHGGTCHDGVNKYTCTCLRGYTGSRCQTNINECAKTPCLHGGTCHDGVNKYTCTCVRGYSGASCQTNINECASRPCKHGGVCHDGVNKYTCSCARGYTGVNCETDINECSSNPCQHRGVCHDGVNKYTCSCKAGFAGVHCEKNINECASNPCQYGGTCNDGVNSYTCSCVAGFHGVHCETEIDECASHPCQNGATCVDQFNGYKCECLEGDSGKNCELGTTVPETPKINLISETTVTEGTPVLKIACFAEGIPAPVVTWEEIDAKFQPNVQQIGHFLVIQNVTMADKGYYTCTATNRVGTDIKAINIIVASQSTRPYVAPVISAPSTVIVKYYTDARLVCNVTGYPIPSVRWEYNQVTQGRNIPGVKISGGVMLISNVTSEATGLYVCIATNDIGSSRANIMLEATYDSPKLLTSPLVYSGNAGISHNFTCSATGHPVPKITWTFSSFSHHIDTLPPHKMHSHGNLIELVDMQESGILTCTATNEFGMDTAKATVIVHHSSAVVG
- the LOC139496138 gene encoding fibropellin-1-like isoform X3 yields the protein MHLFILGCISLLTYVDAASTQICNAQSTCIRHGTYKEITVFHNLGVCTCNGGYTGKCCETNINECHSNPCQHGGACHDKSNGYTCTCRAGYSGTVCQTDINECGSNPCLNHGHCHNGINAYTCSCRSGFAGHRCETNINECAKHPCLHGGTCHDGVNTYTCTCPHGYSGTKCQTNTNECASNPCLHGGTCLDGVNKYTCTCSHGYTGKRCETDINECAAAPCQHGGTCHDGVNKYTCTCLRGYTGSRCQTNINECAKTPCLHGGTCHDGVNKYTCTCVRGYSGASCQTNINECASRPCKHGGVCHDGVNKYTCSCARGYTGVNCETDINECSSNPCQHRGVCHDGVNKYTCSCKAGFAGVHCEKNINECASNPCQYGGTCNDGVNSYTCSCVAGFHGVHCETEIDECASHPCQNGATCVDQFNGYKCECLEGDSGKNCELGTTVPETPKINLISETTVTEGTPVLKIACFAEGIPAPVVTWEEIDAKFQPNVQQIGHFLVIQNVTMADKGYYTCTATNRVGTDIKAINIIVASQSTRPYVAPVISAPSTVIVKYYTDARLVCNVTGYPIPSVRWEYNQGRNIPGVKISGGVMLISNVTSEATGLYVCIATNDIGSSRANIMLEATYDSPKLLTSPLVYSGNAGISHNFTCSATGHPVPKITWTFSSFSHHIDTLPPHKMHSHGNLIELVDMQESGILTCTATNEFGMDTAKATVIVHHSSAVVG